The Acidobacteriota bacterium nucleotide sequence CGCAGCTGCGAGCGAAGCTCGGTCACCTGCGGCACGTTGATGCCCTTGTAGTCCAGCAGGATCGCCACTTCGGCGCCCTTGAACATGCCTTCCAGTGTTTCCACTGTGGCGGTCTTGTCGGCTCGTGTCACTGCCATGATGTCTGTTCCCGCCTACTTCTTGGCGGCAGTTTCCACGCCGCTCTCATCGATCTTGACGCCGGGGCCCATGGTGGACGACACCGTGATGCTCTTCAGGTACTTGCCCTTCGCCGCCGCCGGCTTGGCGCGCACGATGCTGTCGATCAGCGCCGTCGCGTTGTCGACCAGGTTCTCGGCCGAGAACGAGATCTTGCCGACCGGGGCGTGGACGATGCCGGTCTTGTCGACGCGGAACTCCACCTTGCCGGCCTTGATTTCCTTCACGGCCTGCGCCACGTTCGGCGTCACCGTGCCGGTCTTCGGGTTCGGCATCAGGCCGCGGGGGCCGAGCACCTTGCCCAGCTTGCCGACCGCGCGCATCATGTCGGGCGTCGCGACGACCGCGTCGAAGTCGGTCCAGCCGCCGTTGATCTTCTCGACCAACTCTTCGCCGCCGACGATGTCGGCGCCGGCTTCCAGCGCTTCCTTCTGCTTGTCGGGGCCGGCAATCACCAGCACGCTCTTGGACTTGCCCAGGCCGTGCGGCAGGACCACCGTGCCGCGCACCATCTGGTCGGCATGCTTCGGGTCAACGCCGAGACGAATCGACAGGGCGACGGTCTCGTCGAAGTTCGCGAACTTCACCTTCTGCACGAGCGGGAGCGCGTCAGCCAGTGGATACAGCTTGTTCTCCACCTGCTCGCGGGCCGCCGTGTATTTCTTGCCGTGTGTTCTCATGTTTCTCCAACCGTGGTGTTAACGGGCCGCCGCAGCGGACCTCCCACTTGCCTATCCGACTACGTCGAGTCCCATCGATCGCGCCGTGCCGGACACGGTGCGGACCGCCGATTCGAGCGAATCGGTGTTGAGGTCGGGCATCTTCAGCTTGGCAATGTCTTCGACCTGCTTCGCCGTCACCTGGCCGACCTTGTTCTTGTTCGGCACCGCGGACCCCTTAGCGAGGTTCGCCGCCTTCTTGAGCAGCACCGACGCCGGCGGCGTCTTGGTGATGAACGTGTACGAACGGTCCGAGTAAATCGTCACCACCGCGGGGATGATCAGCCCATCGTCCTTGGCCGTCTTCGCGTTGAAGGCCTTGACGAAGTCCATGATGTTGACGCCGTGCGGACCGAGCGCCGTGCCCACGGGCGGGGCCGGAGTGGCCTTGCCTGCGGGAATCTGGAGCTTCACCATCGCCTGAACTTTTTTCGCCATTACAGTTTCTCAACCTGCAGAAAATCGAGCTCCACCGGGGTGGCGCGGCCGAAGATGGTCACCATGACCTTCAGCGTGTTCTTCTCGACGTTGACCTCGTCCACGGCGCCATTGAAGCCGGTGAACGGACCCTCGTTGATGCGCACCTGGTCGCCCTTGTCGAACGAATACTTCGGCTTCGGCTTCTCCGCCGCCGTCTTGACCTGGTCGAGGATCTGCTCGACCTCTTCCTTGCTGAGCGGCGTCGGCTTGGCGCCGGCGCCGACAAATCCGGTGACCTTGGGCGTGTTCTTGACGACGTGCCACGCGTTGTCGGTCATGTTCATCTCGACCAGGATGTAGCCGGGGAAGAAGCGCTTCGACGAGACCACCTTGCGGCCCCCGCGCATCTCCACGACGTCCTCGGTCGGGATCAGGATCTCGCCGATTTCGTCGGCGAGACCGTAGGCCTTTTTACGCTCGGCGAGCGACTCGGACACCTTCTTCTCGAAGCCCGAGTAGGTGTGGACGATGTACCAGCTCTTGGTGGCGACGTCGGTCATTACGCGCCCCCGAAGCTGCGGAACACCCATTCGGCCGCGCGGCCGAACAGCAGGTCCACGCCAAACAAATACAGCCCGACCAACACCGAAAACAGAATCACCACCACGGTCGTCGCGTAGACCTCGCGCTGCGTCGGCCACGTGACCCGCTTCATCTCGTTGCGCACCTCGGAGAAGAACTCCGTCGCGCGCTGCCACCAGCCCAGGGGCCCGCGCAGGGTCCGCTCGCCGGGCTGTTCAATAATCTCGGTGCTCATCGGTTCGCAGTGTTCTTTCTGCTTCGCAGTTATGGTCGCGTGCCGTGGCGCAGGATGGCAGGCCAGGAGGGAATCGAACCCCCAACCCCCGGTTTTGGAGACCGGTGCTCTGCCAATTGAGCTACTGGCCTACGAGCTACTTCTGCTCCTTGTGCGGCTGATGCTTACGGCAGAAGCGGCAGTACTTCTTCATTTCCAACCGCTCGGTCGTCTTCTTCTTGTTCTTGGTCGTGCTGTAGTTCCGGCGCTTGCATTCGCCGCACGCCATTTGAATGATGTCTCTCATTGCTGATCCTTGTCGGCAGTCGGGAGTCGGGAGTCGGGAATCGAATTTCGACTCCCGGTTCCCGGTTCCCGACTCCCGTCACTAACTAGGCGATAACTTCGGTAACCGAACCGGCGCCGACCGTGCGGCCGCCTTCGCGAATCGCGAAGCGCGCGCCCTGCTCGAGCGCCACCGGGGCGATCAGCTCGACGGTGACGCTGGTGTTGTCGCCCGGCATGATCATCTCGACGCCTTCGTTGAGGTTGAGCGTGCCGGTCACGTCGGTGGTCCGCAGGTAGAACTGGGGACGGTAGCCGTTGAAGAACGGGGTGTGACGGCCGCCCTCGTCCTTCGAGAGCACGTACACTTCCGCCTTGAACTTGGTGTGCGGCTTGATCGAACCGGGCTTGGCCAGCACCTGGCCGCGCTCGATGTCGTCCTTTTCCACGCCGCGCAGCAGCACGCCGACGTTGTCGCCCGCCTGGCCCGAGTCGAGCAGCTTGCGGAACATCTCGACGCCGGTGACCACCTTCTTCTCGCTGGGCTTGAAGCCGATGATCTCGATTTCCTCGCCGACCTTGACCTGGCCGCGCTCGATGCGGCCGGTGACCACCGTGCCACGACCCGAGATCGAGAACACGTCTTCGATCGGCATCAGGAACGGCTTGTCGACGTCGCGCTGCGGCAGCGGGATGTAGGTATCGAGCGCCTCCATCAGCTTCTGGACCGACTCGACGCCAGCAGGGTCGCCGTTGATGGCGCCGAGCGCCGAGACGCGGACCACCGGGACGTCGTCGCCAGGGAAGCCGTAGCCCTTGAGCAGCTCGCGGACTTCGAGTTCGACCAGGTCGACCAGTTCGGTGTCGTCCACGGCATCGACCTTGTTCAGGGCGACGACCAGGTACGGCACGTTGACCTGCTTGGCGAGCAGCACGTGCTCGCGGGTCTGCGGCATCGGGCCGTCGATGCAGCTGACCACGAGGATGGCGCCGTCCATCTGCGCCGCGCCCGTGATCATGTTCTTGATGTAGTCGGCGTGGCCCGGGCAATCGACGTGAGCATAGTGACGGTTCGCCGTGCTGTATTCCACATGGCTCGTCGCGATGGTCAGAATCTTGGTGTCGTCGCGGCGGCCCTGCGACTCGGACGCCTTGGCCACCTGGTCGTACGACACGTACTTGCCCCAGCCCTTGTCGGCCGAAACCTTGGTCAGCGCCGCGGTGAGCGTCGTCTTGCCGTGGTCGATGTGGCCAATGGTGCCGACGTTAACGTGGGGTTTGGACCGATCGAATTTCTCTTTCGCCATGACTCGTCTGCGCTCGCTTCCTTACGACCCGGCGTCGTGCCGCGTCGGTTTAGAGTGTTACTGCCCATTCCACCGTCGCGACTTCGTCGCTATGGTGGACAAGCCGGACTACCTACAATCAAATCTGCCTGCCGTCACCGGCATGGCCTGCCATCCGCAGCTCGCCCAGAAGTGCACGAGCGAAGGATGGAGCTGATGACCGGGATCGAACCGGTGACCTCGTCCTTACCAAGGACGTGCTCTACCTACTGAGCTACATCAGCCTTCGCCTTGCGACTCCGCCAATGCCCCTCGACTCGCGATCGAACGGCACAAGCCGTTCGCTCACTCGCTCAGGACACTCGACCCGTCACAGGGCCTGCCACGAGCGAGCCTGCGGCTCGCCGGAGGCGGGCCGCACGGCGCGTCGAGTGGAGCGGGAGACGGGGATCGAACCCGCGACCAACAGCTTGGAAGGCTGTGACTCTACCACTGAGTTACTCCCGCCTTCGTCCCTCGCTACCTTCGCTTACTCGGGACTTCGGCGTGGTAAACCCGCTGTCCCCATCTTCACTCCACTCGCTCCCCCGACTGGGCTTGGCCCGGCCGAAGCTCGCCTCGTTTTAAGCCCGAGAGCGAAGGCTGGTGGGCAGGGAAGGATTCGAACCTTCGTAGCCACTGGGGCGACAGATTTACAGTCTGTTGCGATTGACCGCTCCGCCACCTGCCCCTTAATCGCCGGCTCTCCGAGCCGGGTCTGACTTATGAGGATGCTCCCCTGTTTGCTTAATCCGTCCTGGCTCCAGCGCGCTCAAAAAAGATGGAGCTGGCGAAGGGATTTGAACCCCCGACCGGCTGATTACAAATCAGCTGCTCTACCGGGCTGAGCTACGCCAGCCTAGACAAAACGGGAATGCTAGCACGTCTTGTGCCAGCTATGCAAACGGAAGGAAGACTTTTCCTGGAGCTCCGTCCCGGAGCTCGCCTCTGCGAACCAATCCTATCTCCTCCGGGGTGCGAGCGGCCGAACCCTGATTCAGGGCTTTTCTGGCCTCCCCCGGCTCCGGCTCCGCCTCTGCCTGACCGCCTCATACAAGACGATCGCAGTTGCGGCCGAAACATTAAGACTACCCACGTGGCCCAGCATGGGAATGCTGACCACCTGGTCGCACCGTTCCCGCACGAGCCGTCGCAGCCCGTGACCCTCGGCGCCCACTACGAGCGCCGTTGGAAGAGTGAGATCCCACTCATAGTAGGACATTTCCGCGTCCGCGTCGAGTCCCAACGTCCAGACCCCCGCCTTTTTCAGCTCTTCGAGGCTCCGGGCGATGTTCACGACGTCGGCCACCGGCACGTAGTTCACGGCCCCGGCAGACGCCTTGGCGGCGGCGCCGTCCAGGGCGGCCGCCCGCCGGGTCTGGCGAACCACCCCGGTCGCACCAGAAGCATCCACTGTCCGCAGGATTGCCCCCACGTTCTGGGGATCCTCGACCTCGTCCAGCACCACGATCAGCGGCGTCCCGGTGGCGCCGCTGGCCAGCTCGTCCAGAGTCACGTCGGCGCGCCTCGCCACCTCGGCGACCACTCCCTGATGGGAGCCGCCGCGCGACTCGTTATCCAGCACGTCCCGCGACACCCGCCTCACCTTCACCCCATGATGCGCCGCATCGTCCAGGAGGCGCTGGAGGCGATCGTCGGCCCGCTCGGCGACGCGGATCTCGCGCACCTTGCCAGCCTTGATCGCCTCGGCGACCGGGTTGATTCCGTAAATGATCATGGTGGGTCAGGAGACTAAACAGGAGGTCAAGAGATCAGGAGTAGGCATTTCAAAAACTTTACTCCTGATCTCCTTGACTCCTGTGAATTCTAGGGCCTCGCAGCGACTAGCTGCCCGACGTCATGCAGGCGCCCGTTGGCCATCACCTTCCGGACCTTCACGGTGTTGGCGATGTCCTCGAGCGGGTTGCCGTCGATCATGATGAGGTCGGCGAGCTTGCCCGCCTCGATCGTGCCGGCCTCGAGACCAAGGGCCCGGGCCGGATTGACCGTGGCGGTCTTCAGGATGTCGAACGGCGCCATGCCGGCCATGCGATACGACATCAGCTCGCCGTGCAAGTTGATGCCGTTCGGCGTGTCGGTGCCGGCCACGACCAGGCCGCCGGCCTTCATGATGTCGAGCACCATCTTGCCGTGACCACCGGTGGGATCGACGCCGCCGCTCGGGCCTGGAGCATTCGGCTGCGCCGCGACCTGGCGCTGCATCCAACCCGGATAGAGGGTAAAACGCGGGTCCTGCTTCAAGGCCGGATCATCCTCGAACAACTTGCGCGCCCCGCCGCCCGAGATCATCGGACTGAAGATGCGCTGGCTCTTGCCAAACAACTGCACCACGTCTTGGTAGGCGGTCTGCAACGTCGCCTGCTTCGGCGAGTAGCCGCGCCGGCTGGTGGCCGCCGTGTGCTCGGTGTTGTCGACGCCGACGAGCGCGGCCGGCCAAATCTCGTGCGTGGCCACCGGCACGCCGATGCTGTGCGCGAACTCGACCATGCGCTTCTGCTGCAGGTCGGGCAGGCGGACGTAGCTCTTGAGCAGGTCGTGCTCGAGCACCTGCGCGCGCTGCAGTTCCATCTCGAACTGGCTGACACTCGAAATGGCGATGCCCATCTTGTAGTACACGCGGTTCCATTCCATCAGGTAGCCGGTGCCGTAGACACGCGGCCCGAGGCGGACCCCGGCTTCGTTCGCCTCGCGATCCTCGACCGCTTCGTAGGGCGTGTTGCCAGGGCTCCTGACGGTGGTCACCCCAAAGGCCAGCCACGCGCGGCCGTGCGCCTCGCCGAAGTCCTTCTGCAAGTGGGAGTGGAACTCGACCAGGCCCGGCATCACCGTGAGGTCCGAGGCGTCGACGACCGTTGCCTGCGCGTGGTTCGCGGCCGCGTGCGGCACCACCGACACGATCCGGTTCCCCACCACCGTGATGTCAACGTTGGTGCGCGGCGCCGCGGTCTTCATGTCGAGCAGGCGGCCGGCATGAATCACGGTGCGGGCCTTGGGGATCGCCGGCGTCCACGTCAGGTTCAGCGGAACCGTCCGGGTCGCGCCGGTCTCGAGGTCCACGATCTTCAGTTGATCGAGTGACTGGTACAGGATGTGGCGCGAGTCGCCCTGCCAGCTTGGCGCGTGCGCGCTCTCGCTGGTGACGCGGCGCGGCGGGCCAAGCGGCTCCCCACTGGCGGCCACCGGCCACACCGCCAGCACGCCCTCGTAGATCGCTGCCATCTTGGTGCCGTCGGGCGACCACACCGGGCCACCACCGCCGCGCGAGTCGATCGACAGCATCGGGATGGGGGCGTACCACTTCACGTCGCCGCCCGCGGCCGAGATGGTCTGCACCTGGTTGGTGCCCTCGCGGAAGCGCACGGTCATGGGCGCGATGCCGGCCAGCGCAATGCGCGTGCCGTCGGGCGACCACGTCGGCGTGCCCGGCTGCGGCAGCGACTCGTGGATCCGAGTCACCCGGCCGCTCTCGAGATCGAGAATCGACATCTCGGCCACTCGCCACATGCCGTCGACGTTGAAGAACACGATTCGCTTGCCGTCGGGCGAGAACGAGGCCCCCTGGGGCTGCGTGGTCAAGTTCGTGACCTTGCGGCTCTGGCCGCTCTTCATGTCGCGGATCCAGAGCTGCAGGTGCGCGCTGTCCTTGTCCGACGAGTAGACCAGCGACGAGCCATCCGGCGACCACGACGGATCGGTGTCGAGCGCCGCGTCCTTCGTCACGTTGACGGCGGCGCCGCCAATCGGCATCACGTAAATGTCGCCGACGGCCGCGAAGGCGATCTGCGAGCCGTCTGGAGAGATGACCGGCCGCACGATGCCCAGGGCCTTGCGCGGCGCCGTCGAGGTGAAATCGCGAACCCGCCGGGTGTACTGCGGACGGGTCACCTGCATGGTGGCCGCGAAGTCGAGCGTTTGCATGGGCAGGCCGGCCAGCGACCGCCGGCGGATCTTGCCGTCCGAAACGTAGATGACTTCCGAGGACGAGGCCCAGGCGGCACGGAACGCGAACACGTTCTCGGCGCCCGTCACGGGCTTGCCGTCCAGTTCGAAGCGCGTCTCACGGCCCGCGGTCACGTGATACAGCAGCTGGCCGCCCGGCCCCCACGACGGCGCGTCGACACGCGCGCCCGCGACAGTGCGGACTTTCCGCTCGGCACCGGTGGCCAGGTTGATCACCCAGACGCCGTTGTAGGCATCGCGCGACGAGGCAAACGCAATCTCGGTGTCGTCCGGCGACCAGCTCGGCATGAAGTCTTCGCCGGGGTCCTTCGTCACCTGGGTGATCGCGCCGGTCCGGGTGTCGAGCATCCAGATGTTGTAGTCGCTGCCCATCGGGTTGCCGCGATCGGACGAGAAGGCCACGCGCGTGCCGTCGTGCGACCAGATCGGCTCGCGATCGTCGAAGGTCCCCCACGTCAGCTGGCGCTGGTTCGTGCCATCGGGGTTGATCGACCAGATGTCGTAGCCGCCATCGCGATAGCCGAAGTACGTAATGGTGCGGCCGTCGGGCGACCACATCGGCTGGCGCGCATCGTTGAACGGATCGGTGATGCGCGTCATCGTTCCGCCGGTGACCGGCAGCGTCCAGATGCTGCCCTGCATGTCAACGGCGAGCGTGGTGCGGTCGGGCGAGACGGCCACCGACATCGAGGTGCCCTCGCTGACGGTGACATCGATCGGCGCCGCCGCCGGAGCCACCCGCGGCGGGCGCTGCGCCACCCCTGGCCAGGACACGACCGACAGCAGAACAGCGGTAGCAAGCGCGACGCGGCGAGTGGTCACCAGCCCTCCTGTTGACTTAGTGGAACTTGTGGATCCGAGAAATCCGTGAAATCTGCGGCTGTGTTTTCCTGACATCTGCGGCTGTGTTGCTTAAATCGGTGGCCGGCGGCGGTGCCACTCGGTCGCGCGCTCATAGGCGTCGCCAATTCGCAACAGCGTCGCTTCGTCAAAGGCGCGGCCATACAGCTGCAGGCCGATCGGCAGCACCGGCGGTCCGGCCGAAAAGCCACACGGCAGCACCAGCGCGGGCAGGCCGGTCATGTTGCCCAGAAACGAATTGCCGCCGCGGAAGCGCGCCGGGGTCGAGCCCGGCTTGACGTCGGTGGCAGCCGCCTCGGGAGTCTCGAGCAAACCGGCCACCGCGGTGTTCGCGGGTACCACCATGCAGTCGCACTTGGTGAACACCGCGGCCATCTCGTCCATCAGCATCGTCCGAATGCGCTGGGCCTTGATGTAGTCGGTGGCGGGATAGAACCGCGCCGCATCCAGCCGCTCGCGGACGATCGGGTCGAACAGTTCCGGGGTCTCGCGCAGGCGCTTCTCGTGATACTGCGCGGCTTCCGCCATCGCAATGATCCAACCAGCCGACGTCGCATACTGCGCGTGGGGCACGTCGACGTCCACCACGGTGGCGCCGAGCGAACGCAGCGTGGCCACGGCCTCAGCAT carries:
- the secE gene encoding preprotein translocase subunit SecE, encoding MSTEIIEQPGERTLRGPLGWWQRATEFFSEVRNEMKRVTWPTQREVYATTVVVILFSVLVGLYLFGVDLLFGRAAEWVFRSFGGA
- the rplA gene encoding 50S ribosomal protein L1, with amino-acid sequence MRTHGKKYTAAREQVENKLYPLADALPLVQKVKFANFDETVALSIRLGVDPKHADQMVRGTVVLPHGLGKSKSVLVIAGPDKQKEALEAGADIVGGEELVEKINGGWTDFDAVVATPDMMRAVGKLGKVLGPRGLMPNPKTGTVTPNVAQAVKEIKAGKVEFRVDKTGIVHAPVGKISFSAENLVDNATALIDSIVRAKPAAAKGKYLKSITVSSTMGPGVKIDESGVETAAKK
- the rpmG gene encoding 50S ribosomal protein L33, coding for MRDIIQMACGECKRRNYSTTKNKKKTTERLEMKKYCRFCRKHQPHKEQK
- the nusG gene encoding transcription termination/antitermination protein NusG; this encodes MTDVATKSWYIVHTYSGFEKKVSESLAERKKAYGLADEIGEILIPTEDVVEMRGGRKVVSSKRFFPGYILVEMNMTDNAWHVVKNTPKVTGFVGAGAKPTPLSKEEVEQILDQVKTAAEKPKPKYSFDKGDQVRINEGPFTGFNGAVDEVNVEKNTLKVMVTIFGRATPVELDFLQVEKL
- the rplK gene encoding 50S ribosomal protein L11, with protein sequence MAKKVQAMVKLQIPAGKATPAPPVGTALGPHGVNIMDFVKAFNAKTAKDDGLIIPAVVTIYSDRSYTFITKTPPASVLLKKAANLAKGSAVPNKNKVGQVTAKQVEDIAKLKMPDLNTDSLESAVRTVSGTARSMGLDVVG
- a CDS encoding amidohydrolase family protein; its protein translation is MTTRRVALATAVLLSVVSWPGVAQRPPRVAPAAAPIDVTVSEGTSMSVAVSPDRTTLAVDMQGSIWTLPVTGGTMTRITDPFNDARQPMWSPDGRTITYFGYRDGGYDIWSINPDGTNQRQLTWGTFDDREPIWSHDGTRVAFSSDRGNPMGSDYNIWMLDTRTGAITQVTKDPGEDFMPSWSPDDTEIAFASSRDAYNGVWVINLATGAERKVRTVAGARVDAPSWGPGGQLLYHVTAGRETRFELDGKPVTGAENVFAFRAAWASSSEVIYVSDGKIRRRSLAGLPMQTLDFAATMQVTRPQYTRRVRDFTSTAPRKALGIVRPVISPDGSQIAFAAVGDIYVMPIGGAAVNVTKDAALDTDPSWSPDGSSLVYSSDKDSAHLQLWIRDMKSGQSRKVTNLTTQPQGASFSPDGKRIVFFNVDGMWRVAEMSILDLESGRVTRIHESLPQPGTPTWSPDGTRIALAGIAPMTVRFREGTNQVQTISAAGGDVKWYAPIPMLSIDSRGGGGPVWSPDGTKMAAIYEGVLAVWPVAASGEPLGPPRRVTSESAHAPSWQGDSRHILYQSLDQLKIVDLETGATRTVPLNLTWTPAIPKARTVIHAGRLLDMKTAAPRTNVDITVVGNRIVSVVPHAAANHAQATVVDASDLTVMPGLVEFHSHLQKDFGEAHGRAWLAFGVTTVRSPGNTPYEAVEDREANEAGVRLGPRVYGTGYLMEWNRVYYKMGIAISSVSQFEMELQRAQVLEHDLLKSYVRLPDLQQKRMVEFAHSIGVPVATHEIWPAALVGVDNTEHTAATSRRGYSPKQATLQTAYQDVVQLFGKSQRIFSPMISGGGARKLFEDDPALKQDPRFTLYPGWMQRQVAAQPNAPGPSGGVDPTGGHGKMVLDIMKAGGLVVAGTDTPNGINLHGELMSYRMAGMAPFDILKTATVNPARALGLEAGTIEAGKLADLIMIDGNPLEDIANTVKVRKVMANGRLHDVGQLVAARP
- the rlmB gene encoding 23S rRNA (guanosine(2251)-2'-O)-methyltransferase RlmB, with protein sequence MIIYGINPVAEAIKAGKVREIRVAERADDRLQRLLDDAAHHGVKVRRVSRDVLDNESRGGSHQGVVAEVARRADVTLDELASGATGTPLIVVLDEVEDPQNVGAILRTVDASGATGVVRQTRRAAALDGAAAKASAGAVNYVPVADVVNIARSLEELKKAGVWTLGLDADAEMSYYEWDLTLPTALVVGAEGHGLRRLVRERCDQVVSIPMLGHVGSLNVSAATAIVLYEAVRQRRSRSRGRPEKP
- the tuf gene encoding elongation factor Tu gives rise to the protein MAKEKFDRSKPHVNVGTIGHIDHGKTTLTAALTKVSADKGWGKYVSYDQVAKASESQGRRDDTKILTIATSHVEYSTANRHYAHVDCPGHADYIKNMITGAAQMDGAILVVSCIDGPMPQTREHVLLAKQVNVPYLVVALNKVDAVDDTELVDLVELEVRELLKGYGFPGDDVPVVRVSALGAINGDPAGVESVQKLMEALDTYIPLPQRDVDKPFLMPIEDVFSISGRGTVVTGRIERGQVKVGEEIEIIGFKPSEKKVVTGVEMFRKLLDSGQAGDNVGVLLRGVEKDDIERGQVLAKPGSIKPHTKFKAEVYVLSKDEGGRHTPFFNGYRPQFYLRTTDVTGTLNLNEGVEMIMPGDNTSVTVELIAPVALEQGARFAIREGGRTVGAGSVTEVIA